A stretch of Schistocerca americana isolate TAMUIC-IGC-003095 chromosome 3, iqSchAmer2.1, whole genome shotgun sequence DNA encodes these proteins:
- the LOC124606680 gene encoding cuticle protein 38-like: MNSLIVLSAVLAVAVATPGYLGAAPAAVVAPAAYAAPAVVAAPVHPGYAAYGPAPIAVRSDGYLLDTPDVAVNKAAHLTAVAQTRARDAIINGAAVLAAPAVAAPVAYAAPGALAAAAHLHAKAALLG, encoded by the exons ATGAACAGTCTG ATCGTCCTGAGCGCCGTCCTGGCAGTGGCAGTGGCCACCCCCGGCTACCTGGGTGCCGCCCCCGCTGCTGTAGTAGCGCCggccgcctacgccgcccccgcagtGGTCGCCGCCCCCGTCCACCCTGGATACGCCGCCTACGGCCCTGCCCCCATCGCCGTCCGCTCTGACGGCTACCTGCTGGACACCCCTGACGTGGCTGTGAACAAAGCCGCCCACCTGACCGCCGTCGCCCAGACGAGGGCCCGCGACGCCATCATCAACGGCGCCGCTGTGCTGGCCGCCCCCGCCGTCGCCGCCCCCGTGGCTTACGCCGCCCCCGGAGCCCTCGCGGCCGCCGCCCACCTTCACGCCAAAGCTGCTCTGCTGGGCTGA